One Pirellulales bacterium DNA window includes the following coding sequences:
- a CDS encoding glycosyltransferase: MTHRILHVIPSLDSHGAEKQLTLLATGLPRERFDVHVCALARGGPYEAVLRAAGIPVTVIGKRWKLDPAAFWRLKREIARVRPDLVHTWLFAGNSYGRAAALAAGVKLLVAAERCVDRWKVWHEFAFDRYLARRTERIVVNSAAVRDFYIFHGLPTERFAVIPNGVPPAAPSRVTRAELLAELGLPTNAQLIGAIGRLWPQKRVKELIWAADQLKCVRDGVHLLVIGDGPLRPDLERYAWICETDDRVHFLGARDDVPRLVPHFDVAWLASGYEGQSNAIMEAMAAGVPVVATDIPGNRDLVVPGETGYLVPLDSRSAFAKWTLQILQDADLAHRFGAAGKARMTAEFSVERMVNRYAALYGELLDGK; this comes from the coding sequence ATGACGCACCGCATTCTTCACGTCATCCCGAGCCTCGATTCGCATGGCGCGGAGAAGCAGCTTACGCTGCTGGCCACCGGATTGCCGCGCGAGCGCTTCGATGTTCACGTCTGCGCGCTCGCGCGCGGCGGGCCGTATGAGGCGGTATTGCGAGCGGCGGGGATTCCGGTCACGGTGATCGGCAAACGCTGGAAGCTCGATCCGGCCGCGTTCTGGCGGCTCAAGCGAGAGATCGCTCGCGTCCGCCCCGATCTGGTTCACACCTGGCTGTTCGCGGGCAATTCCTACGGCCGAGCGGCGGCGCTGGCGGCGGGAGTGAAGCTTCTGGTGGCCGCCGAACGCTGCGTCGATCGCTGGAAGGTTTGGCACGAGTTTGCCTTCGATCGCTATTTGGCGCGGCGAACCGAGCGGATCGTGGTGAATAGCGCGGCCGTCCGCGATTTTTACATTTTCCACGGTCTGCCAACGGAGAGATTCGCTGTGATTCCGAACGGGGTGCCGCCGGCGGCGCCCAGTCGCGTCACGCGCGCTGAACTGCTGGCAGAACTCGGCTTGCCGACGAACGCCCAACTCATCGGCGCGATTGGCCGGCTCTGGCCGCAGAAGCGAGTCAAGGAATTGATCTGGGCCGCCGATCAGTTGAAGTGCGTTCGCGACGGCGTGCATCTGTTAGTGATCGGCGATGGGCCGCTGCGCCCGGACCTGGAGCGCTACGCCTGGATCTGCGAAACGGACGATCGCGTCCACTTTCTCGGCGCTCGTGACGACGTGCCGCGGCTGGTGCCGCATTTCGACGTGGCCTGGCTCGCCAGCGGTTATGAAGGACAATCCAATGCCATCATGGAGGCGATGGCCGCCGGGGTCCCGGTTGTGGCGACCGACATTCCCGGCAACCGCGACTTGGTCGTTCCCGGTGAAACCGGCTACCTCGTGCCGCTCGATAGCCGTTCGGCATTTGCCAAATGGACGCTGCAAATCCTCCAAGATGCGGATTTGGCTCACCGCTTTGGCGCCGCCGGAAAAGCCCGCATGACCGCCGAGTTCAGCGTCGAGCGAATGGTGAATCGCTACGCCGCGCTGTATGGTGAATTGCTCGATGGTAAATGA